Proteins found in one bacterium genomic segment:
- a CDS encoding HD domain-containing phosphohydrolase: MRLCGVTELEPGMKIARDVCDERLELLIASGFLLTERVIDRLVELEVEDVYVEEAGTEDIEPEPEMISDKTRRRTHKLLKRTFDDIVGLAELREIANEDVITILQYDDRYANAVNVSEFHEVVHRTVEDLFSHHVEIFETPVVKTYLNRTYEHALNTSVLSIMLGRAFGYAQEELLVLGSAAMLHDVGKLVMQDLVNKPVRDLTHEEARLLKLHPAAGAKILERSSTNTVLEQATIRQHHEQQDGRGYPLKLSGTNEPPTRLRMARGDQIFRFAEILSVANTFDNLINGDLIVEAMSPARALETLVRGAGSLYNRAVVSKALELINVYPVGAIVEITMGNLMFDRGMRGVVRRSTGQRLQRPEILVLWDKKGNKLTSPRVLDLNVHRGVEIDLS; encoded by the coding sequence ATGCGACTATGCGGTGTGACTGAACTCGAACCGGGAATGAAGATTGCGCGGGATGTGTGCGATGAGCGCCTCGAATTGCTCATTGCCTCGGGCTTCCTGCTGACAGAACGCGTCATCGACCGGCTTGTGGAACTGGAAGTTGAAGACGTCTATGTGGAAGAGGCCGGTACGGAGGACATCGAACCCGAACCGGAAATGATCTCCGACAAGACCCGGCGGCGTACTCATAAGCTGCTCAAGCGGACCTTCGATGACATCGTAGGCCTTGCCGAACTGCGGGAGATCGCCAACGAGGACGTGATCACGATTCTACAGTATGACGATCGCTATGCAAACGCTGTCAATGTGTCGGAATTTCACGAAGTCGTGCATCGGACAGTCGAGGATCTGTTCTCGCATCACGTGGAGATTTTCGAGACTCCGGTGGTGAAGACCTACCTGAACCGCACCTACGAACATGCTCTGAATACCTCGGTGCTGTCAATCATGCTGGGACGGGCCTTCGGATATGCGCAGGAAGAACTGCTGGTGCTGGGATCGGCGGCCATGCTGCATGATGTGGGCAAGCTGGTCATGCAGGACTTGGTGAACAAGCCGGTGCGGGATCTGACCCACGAAGAGGCCCGGCTGTTGAAACTGCATCCGGCGGCAGGAGCAAAGATCCTCGAGCGCAGTTCGACCAACACGGTGTTGGAGCAGGCGACGATTCGGCAGCACCACGAGCAGCAGGATGGTCGCGGCTATCCGCTCAAACTCTCCGGGACCAATGAGCCGCCTACGCGGCTGCGCATGGCGCGCGGTGACCAGATATTCCGCTTTGCCGAGATCCTCTCGGTGGCCAATACCTTCGACAACCTGATCAACGGTGACTTAATTGTCGAGGCCATGTCTCCGGCGAGGGCGCTGGAAACTCTGGTGCGGGGAGCAGGATCGCTCTACAACCGTGCGGTGGTGTCGAAGGCGCTGGAGCTGATCAATGTCTATCCGGTGGGCGCGATTGTAGAAATCACTATGGGCAATCTGATGTTCGACCGGGGCATGCGCGGCGTAGTCCGGCGCAGCACGGGACAGCGGTTGCAGCGGCCCGAAATCCTCGTCCTCTGGGACAAAAAGGGCAACAAGCTGACATCGCCGAGGGTCCTCGATCTCAATGTGCATCGCGGTGTGGAAATCGATTTGTCGTAA
- the acs gene encoding acetate--CoA ligase yields MNPHPEHGEVFTSPYRAPVRPHIRDFDEYRRLYERSIREPEQFWAEQAKSLYWYHPWTKVLEAEFHDGEVTWFQGAMLNVAFNCLDRHLPEKAEDTAIIWEADDPGESRSITYRELKWETARLGNVLKNLGVRKGDRVVIYLPMIPELAFAMLACARIGAVHSVVFAGFSATALRDRILDSGTSVVITANEGRRGGKSIPLKSIVDDAVAGVDAVSSVLVAKRTPKDVPMQWGRDIWLEEAMLSERGTCPCEWMSAEDPLFILYTSGSTGKPKGLMHTQAGYLLYASLTHKIVFDYHPGDIYCCVADAGWITGHSYIIYGPLCNGATTVMFESTPMYPDPGRYWDIVERHRVNSFYTSPTAIRSLVREGKDWVKKYDRSSLRILGTVGEPINPEAWRWYYEVVGEGKCPIVDTWWQTETGGIMITPLPGVTALKPGSATLPFFGVSLCVADEDGKCMEGNGVTGHLCIDRPWPGMARTINHDHKRFRDTYFVSYKGKYFTGDGCRRDEDGYYWITGRVDDVINVAGHRLGTAEIENSLVGNHLVAEAAVVGIPHEIKGTAIFAFVVTQKEAEDMQRDEITGALKEQVRNDISPIAVPEQVLTVNALPKTRSGKIMRRILGKIAAGEYKDLGNITTLQDPAVVDQIISEHKRMPK; encoded by the coding sequence ATGAATCCCCATCCTGAACATGGCGAGGTGTTTACCAGCCCGTATCGCGCGCCTGTCCGGCCGCACATTCGTGATTTCGATGAATACCGCCGGCTCTATGAGCGCTCGATCCGCGAGCCGGAGCAGTTCTGGGCCGAACAGGCCAAGTCCTTGTACTGGTATCATCCGTGGACGAAAGTCCTCGAAGCGGAATTTCACGACGGCGAGGTGACGTGGTTTCAGGGCGCGATGCTGAATGTGGCCTTTAACTGTCTGGACCGCCACCTGCCGGAGAAGGCGGAAGACACGGCGATTATCTGGGAAGCCGATGATCCGGGAGAAAGCCGGAGTATTACCTACCGGGAGCTGAAGTGGGAAACGGCGCGCCTGGGGAATGTGCTGAAGAATCTGGGCGTTCGCAAGGGCGACCGTGTGGTGATCTACCTGCCGATGATCCCCGAACTGGCGTTTGCAATGCTGGCGTGCGCGAGAATCGGAGCGGTGCATTCGGTGGTGTTTGCCGGATTCTCGGCCACGGCGCTGCGGGACCGGATTCTCGATTCGGGCACGTCCGTGGTGATTACCGCCAACGAAGGCCGGCGCGGCGGCAAGAGCATTCCTCTCAAGTCCATCGTGGATGATGCCGTGGCGGGAGTAGATGCGGTGTCGAGCGTGCTGGTAGCCAAGCGTACGCCGAAAGACGTGCCGATGCAGTGGGGCCGCGATATTTGGCTGGAAGAGGCGATGCTGAGTGAGCGCGGCACGTGTCCGTGCGAATGGATGTCTGCTGAAGATCCGCTGTTCATTTTGTACACGTCGGGATCTACAGGCAAACCCAAAGGCTTGATGCACACACAGGCGGGCTATCTGCTGTATGCGTCGCTGACACACAAGATCGTCTTCGATTACCATCCCGGAGATATTTACTGCTGTGTGGCGGACGCGGGCTGGATCACGGGCCACAGCTATATTATTTACGGTCCGCTGTGCAATGGTGCGACCACGGTGATGTTCGAGTCGACACCGATGTATCCCGATCCGGGCCGGTACTGGGATATTGTAGAGCGGCATCGCGTGAACAGCTTCTATACTTCGCCGACGGCAATTCGTTCACTGGTGCGTGAAGGCAAAGACTGGGTGAAGAAGTACGACCGCTCCAGCCTGCGGATTCTCGGCACGGTGGGCGAGCCGATCAATCCCGAAGCGTGGCGGTGGTATTATGAGGTAGTGGGGGAGGGCAAATGCCCGATTGTCGATACATGGTGGCAGACGGAAACCGGCGGCATTATGATTACGCCGCTGCCGGGAGTGACGGCGCTTAAACCCGGCAGCGCCACCCTGCCCTTCTTCGGAGTTTCGCTGTGCGTGGCGGACGAAGACGGCAAATGCATGGAAGGCAACGGCGTCACCGGACACCTGTGCATTGACCGCCCCTGGCCGGGTATGGCGCGCACGATCAACCATGACCACAAGCGTTTCCGCGACACGTATTTTGTGAGCTATAAAGGAAAGTATTTCACGGGAGACGGCTGCCGCCGCGACGAAGACGGCTATTACTGGATTACCGGACGCGTCGACGACGTGATCAACGTGGCCGGACACCGTCTGGGCACGGCGGAGATCGAGAACTCGCTGGTGGGAAACCATCTGGTCGCCGAAGCGGCGGTGGTCGGCATCCCGCATGAGATCAAGGGGACGGCGATTTTTGCGTTTGTCGTGACTCAAAAGGAAGCCGAAGACATGCAGCGCGACGAAATCACGGGCGCGTTGAAAGAGCAGGTGCGCAACGATATCAGCCCGATTGCGGTACCGGAGCAGGTATTGACGGTGAATGCCTTGCCCAAAACCCGTTCCGGGAAGATTATGCGGCGGATTCTTGGCAAGATTGCTGCCGGTGAGTACAAGGATCTTGGTAACATCACGACATTGCAGGATCCGGCGGTGGTCGATCAGATCATTAGCGAGCACAAGCGGATGCCGAAGTGA